One region of Eupeodes corollae chromosome 1, idEupCoro1.1, whole genome shotgun sequence genomic DNA includes:
- the LOC129942157 gene encoding solute carrier family 22 member 7-like, translating to MTEARKNSVCAESTSSIGSFQFGLDAILVRIGVFGKFQLFNYLLICIPMLFRGIFIESYIFLASSVVYRCRVPECDGPNSTYQEPWTEFSIPTTSSGDLSDCLRYVPFNRSSVQDFCFAQNFDQSTKERCGMDFIFRDKEVTISNDFGIYCSDEWKLSMVGTVHNLGKFIGIPLGGYVSDRYGRRTILAVGGFLSAIVGVIRSFSMNYYMFLSLGFLDNVFSGTLYATIFILGLELVGQKARVLSCTLLTVFTVFGKVSLAIAAKMYPNWRTILQIFYTPALAHIILLWILPESVRWLLSQGEEVKAAQILQKAAHVNKRKLSDLTIERLLVDNRQKLSEEKSTFPIRQCFKALFWRIFNCALCWFTHVLVYYGLSLNSISLGGNKYDNFMLMSLIEIPGLVMPFWTMDRFGRRYSLFGCLIVCGICLSATILVESNVYGLQLALFLIGKLSITASFQVLYFFTSEIFPTNVRNSLLSFCSMFGRIGSMVAPQTPLMAKYFQSGPAILFSACAFISAFIALSFPETTDAILPTTMHEAEDIGQKRKHIDSENNSIPHQEHKIYSVSFSSSSS from the exons ATGACTGAGGCCAGAAAAAATAGTGTTTGTGCGGAGAGCACGAGTTCAATTGGATCTTTTCAATTTGGTTTGGATGCTATTTTGGTGCGCATTGGGGTATTTGGAAAGTTTCAACTATTTAACTATTTGCTAATATGCATTCCTATGCTATTCAGAGGAATCTTCATTGAATCTTATATCTTTCTGGCAAGTTCAGTAGTTTATAG GTGTCGAGTACCGGAATGTGATGGCCCTAATAGTACATACCAAGAACCATGGACGGAGTTTTCAATACCGACAACTTCTAGCGGGGATTTAAGTGATTGCTTGCGATATGTTCCATTCAATCGAAGTTCTGTTCAAGACTTCTGCTTTGCTCAGAACTTTGATCAGAGCACCAAGGAGAGATGTGGAATGGATTTTATATTTCGTGACAAGGAAGTGACAATATCCAATGAT tTTGGAATTTATTGCTCTGACGAATGGAAATTGTCGATGGTTGGGACGGTTCACAACCTTGGCAAGTTCATTGGAATTCCTTTGGGAGGATATGTTTCTGACAg ATATGGTCGACGCACAATATTGGCTGTAGGAGGATTTCTGAGTGCCATTGTTGGAGTCATTCGATCTTTCTCCATGAATTACTACATGTTCCTGAGTCTTGGATTCCTGGATAATGTCTTTAGTGGAACACTCTATGCAACTATTTTCATTCTGGGCCTCGAGTTGGTTGGTCAAAAAGCACGGGTTCTAAGTTGTACGCTGCTCACGGTATTCACTGTTTTTGGGAAAGTCAGTCTCGCAATTGCGGCTAAAATGTATCCGAATTGGCGAACAATTCTTCAAATATTCTACACTCCTGCCTTGGCTCATATCATTCTGTTATGGATTCTTCCCGAAAGTGTACGATGGCTGCTTTCACAAGGTGAAGAAGTGAAGGCAGCTCAAATTCTGCAAAAAGCTGCCCATGTCAATAAACGAAAACTATCGGATCTGACTATAGAACGATTACTCGTGGATAATAGGCAGAAATTATCCGAAGAAAAAAGTACATTTCCGATTCGGCAATGCTTCAAAGCATTATTTTGGCGAATTTTTAACTGTGCATTATGTTGGTTCACTCATGTTCTAGTGTACTATGGATTGAGTTTGAATTCGATTTCACTTGGAGGGAATAAGTAtgataattttatgttaatgTCACTGATTGAAATTCCTGGACTTGTGATGCCCTTTTGGACAATGGATCGATTTGGAAGGCGATATTCATTATTTGGTTGTTTGATCGTTTGTGGAATTTGTTTATCAGCAACTATTTTGGTTGAATCAA ATGTGTATGGTCTACAGTTGGCGTtgtttttaattggaaaattatCCATCACAGCATCTTTTcaagttttatatttctttacgtCAGAAATATTTCCGACAAATGTTCGAAATagtttattatcattttgtTCGATGTTCGGAAGAATCGGTTCGATGGTGGCACCTCAAACACCACTCATG GCAAAATACTTCCAATCTGGTCCAGCAATTCTTTTCTCAGCATGTGCCTTCATATCGGCTTTTATTGCGCTGTCATTTCCTGAAACGACTGATGCTATTTTACCAACAACCATGCATGAGGCTGAAGATATCGGTCAAAAACGAAAACATATAGATTCTGAAAATAATAGCATACCACATCaggaacacaaaatttatagcGTGTCTTTTTCTAGTTCTAGTTCGTGA